In Salinibacterium sp. ZJ70, one DNA window encodes the following:
- the ddaH gene encoding dimethylargininase translates to MPRLLVRRPSPRLADGELTHLDRQSVDPELAERQWEAYVAEFAARGWEIVEVAAADEHPDGVFVEDAVVMFGSLAVLTSPGAESRRGEIASVEAALAGLGLEVARIELPGTLDGGDVLKVDATVYVGRSSRTNDEGIRQLVELVSPRGCEVVPVPVSRVLHLKSGVTALPDGTVIGFEPLVDDPSLFPAFLAVPEETGTAVVVLDDRTVLISAAAPQTAELLAARGLDVVTAPVSEFEKLEGCVTCLSVRVR, encoded by the coding sequence ATGCCGCGCCTTCTCGTCCGTCGTCCCTCGCCCCGCCTCGCCGACGGCGAGCTCACCCATCTCGATCGCCAGAGCGTGGATCCGGAGCTCGCCGAGCGGCAGTGGGAGGCGTATGTCGCCGAGTTCGCGGCGCGCGGCTGGGAGATCGTCGAGGTCGCGGCGGCGGATGAGCATCCGGATGGCGTGTTCGTAGAGGACGCGGTCGTGATGTTCGGCTCGCTCGCCGTGCTCACGTCGCCCGGGGCCGAGAGCAGGCGCGGCGAGATCGCCTCCGTCGAGGCGGCGCTCGCGGGACTCGGGCTCGAGGTGGCGCGCATCGAGCTCCCCGGAACGCTCGACGGCGGCGACGTGCTGAAGGTCGACGCGACCGTCTACGTGGGTCGGTCGTCGCGCACGAACGACGAGGGCATCCGCCAGCTCGTCGAGCTCGTCAGCCCGCGCGGCTGCGAGGTCGTGCCGGTGCCGGTCTCGCGCGTGCTGCACCTCAAGTCGGGCGTCACCGCGCTGCCCGATGGCACGGTCATCGGATTCGAGCCGCTCGTCGACGACCCGTCGCTCTTCCCTGCGTTCCTGGCTGTGCCCGAGGAGACGGGCACCGCGGTGGTCGTTCTCGACGATCGCACCGTGCTGATCTCGGCGGCCGCGCCGCAGACCGCGGAGCTGTTGGCGGCGCGCGGCCTCGACGTGGTCACGGCACCGGTGAGCGAGTTCGAGAAGCTCGAGGGCTGCGTCACCTGCCTGTCGGTGCGCGTGCGCTGA
- a CDS encoding alpha/beta fold hydrolase — protein sequence MDVILVPGFWLRGDSWGDVIPVLEAAGHRAHPITRPGLGEGDDAAAVTLEDQVAAIVWAIDEVDGPVALVAHSGGGPMAYAAAERRLDRVAHIVYVDTWPLPAGAAVSSDLPVIDGVIPLPDWSMFDDEDLRDLDEGTRARFASIAVPEPESSARDTPPLGDELARRAIPSTVIATSRSESEYREWFEAPFFAELVALENVSFVDLPTGHWPQLTRPAELGAAIVAALG from the coding sequence ATGGATGTCATCCTGGTGCCCGGATTCTGGCTGCGCGGCGACTCGTGGGGCGACGTGATCCCCGTGCTCGAGGCGGCGGGGCACCGCGCGCATCCGATCACGCGCCCAGGGCTCGGCGAGGGAGACGACGCCGCGGCCGTGACGCTCGAGGATCAGGTCGCCGCGATCGTCTGGGCGATTGACGAGGTCGACGGGCCGGTGGCGCTCGTGGCCCACTCGGGCGGTGGCCCGATGGCGTACGCGGCAGCCGAGCGGCGCCTGGATCGCGTCGCGCACATCGTCTACGTGGACACCTGGCCGCTTCCCGCGGGCGCCGCGGTCAGCTCGGATCTGCCCGTCATCGACGGCGTCATCCCGTTGCCCGACTGGTCGATGTTCGACGACGAGGATCTGCGCGACCTCGACGAAGGGACCCGCGCCCGGTTCGCATCGATCGCCGTCCCCGAGCCCGAGAGCTCGGCGCGCGACACCCCGCCGCTCGGCGATGAGCTCGCGCGTCGAGCGATCCCCTCGACCGTGATCGCCACCTCACGCTCGGAATCCGAGTATCGCGAGTGGTTCGAAGCGCCCTTCTTCGCCGAGCTCGTGGCGCTCGAGAACGTGTCGTTCGTCGACCTGCCGACCGGCCACTGGCCGCAGCTCACGCGCCCCGCCGAGCTGGGCGCCGCGATCGTCGCGGCGCTGGGGTGA
- a CDS encoding glycoside hydrolase family 3 C-terminal domain-containing protein, whose amino-acid sequence MMRARVTGLTVDEQIGLTSGEGFWRTKEMGAIPAVEVADGPHGVRSQVASADQPGITIAPPATCFPPAVALAQTWDPQLVERVGAAIGLEARHLSVDIVLGPGINIKRDPRCGRNFEYYSEDPHLTGVLGSAWVRGVQSQGVGTSLKHFAVNNQETDRMSVSADVDERPLREIYLRAFERVIRDAAPTTVMCSYNRINGVLASQNRWLLTDVLRDEWGFEGVVMSDWGAVHDRGAAIAAGLDLEMPGTNGVTDASARRAVDDGTLSMDDVSRAAARVADLADRLAGERKAIVAAPLDHEAHHELARQAAERAIVLLSNRDAVLPIRRGRSIAVIGELAVRPRVQGGGSSRVNATRTEIPFDEIAACAEADVTWAAGVVHGADEAHAAELRAEAADLAASHDVAVVIVGLGDQDEVEGIDRTDIALPAGHEELVEQVVAAQPNTVVIVVHGGVVALARLAAASPALVDVALTGQASASALAAVLFGDVNPSGRLAETVPARLADCPSFTSFPGEGSRVRYGEGVFVGYRWFDARELDVVFPFGHGLSYATFAYDDASGRRDGDHLIVSVRVTNVSERCGREVVQVYAARPSSEIARAPRELVGFASVELEAGEGRHVEVRIRTQDLAAWHETQSGWWVESGVVEFHVGASSRDIRTSVAFHVDGDHPRRSLTLDSRLVDVLERPEAAQALAQKVDWLTGGAAGEAVGVTMATLMASLPVRRLAAFTGGAITLSEIAEIVEMANARDT is encoded by the coding sequence ATGATGCGCGCTCGTGTCACGGGCCTGACCGTCGATGAGCAGATCGGCCTGACCTCCGGTGAGGGTTTCTGGCGCACCAAGGAGATGGGCGCAATCCCGGCGGTCGAGGTCGCGGACGGTCCGCATGGTGTGCGCAGCCAGGTGGCGAGCGCTGACCAGCCGGGCATCACGATCGCGCCTCCGGCCACCTGCTTTCCTCCGGCCGTCGCGCTCGCGCAGACGTGGGATCCGCAGCTCGTCGAGCGGGTCGGGGCCGCGATCGGCCTCGAGGCGCGACACCTGAGCGTCGACATCGTCCTGGGGCCCGGCATCAACATCAAGCGCGACCCCCGTTGCGGACGCAACTTCGAGTACTACTCGGAAGATCCTCACCTCACGGGTGTTCTGGGTTCCGCGTGGGTGCGCGGCGTCCAGTCGCAGGGGGTGGGCACCTCGCTCAAGCACTTCGCGGTGAACAACCAGGAGACCGATCGCATGAGCGTGAGCGCGGATGTCGATGAGCGTCCACTGCGCGAGATCTACCTGCGTGCGTTCGAGAGGGTGATCCGCGACGCCGCCCCGACCACCGTGATGTGTTCGTACAACCGCATCAACGGAGTGCTCGCATCCCAGAACCGCTGGCTGCTCACCGACGTGCTGCGCGACGAGTGGGGATTCGAGGGCGTCGTCATGAGCGACTGGGGGGCAGTGCACGATCGCGGCGCCGCTATCGCCGCGGGTCTCGATCTCGAGATGCCCGGCACGAATGGTGTCACCGATGCCAGCGCGAGGCGGGCGGTGGATGACGGCACGCTCTCGATGGATGATGTGTCACGAGCCGCCGCCCGCGTCGCCGATCTCGCCGATCGTCTGGCGGGCGAGCGGAAGGCCATCGTCGCTGCACCTCTCGACCATGAGGCGCACCATGAGCTCGCCCGTCAGGCCGCGGAGCGTGCGATCGTGCTGCTGTCGAATCGCGACGCGGTGCTGCCGATTCGACGCGGCCGCAGCATCGCGGTGATCGGAGAGCTGGCAGTGCGGCCGCGCGTGCAAGGGGGTGGCAGCTCCCGCGTCAATGCCACGCGCACGGAGATCCCCTTCGACGAGATCGCTGCATGCGCCGAGGCCGACGTGACGTGGGCCGCGGGGGTCGTGCACGGTGCCGACGAGGCGCATGCCGCCGAGCTGCGCGCCGAGGCCGCGGACCTCGCGGCGTCACACGATGTCGCGGTCGTGATCGTCGGGTTGGGTGATCAGGACGAGGTGGAGGGCATCGATCGCACCGACATCGCGCTCCCGGCCGGGCATGAGGAACTGGTCGAGCAGGTCGTCGCCGCCCAGCCGAACACGGTCGTGATCGTCGTGCACGGTGGAGTGGTCGCGCTCGCGCGCCTCGCCGCGGCGTCGCCCGCCCTCGTGGACGTCGCGCTGACCGGCCAGGCGTCCGCGTCCGCGCTCGCCGCCGTCCTGTTCGGGGATGTCAATCCCTCGGGGCGTCTGGCCGAAACCGTTCCCGCGCGCCTCGCAGACTGCCCGTCATTCACGAGCTTCCCGGGCGAAGGCTCGCGCGTGCGGTACGGCGAAGGAGTCTTCGTCGGCTACCGCTGGTTCGATGCGCGCGAGCTCGACGTCGTCTTCCCTTTCGGTCACGGACTCTCGTACGCGACGTTCGCGTACGACGACGCGTCTGGCCGGAGAGACGGCGACCACCTCATCGTGAGCGTGCGCGTGACGAACGTCAGCGAGCGTTGTGGACGGGAGGTTGTTCAGGTCTACGCTGCGCGCCCGTCGTCGGAGATCGCCCGCGCCCCGCGCGAGCTCGTCGGGTTCGCATCGGTGGAGCTGGAGGCGGGAGAAGGGCGTCACGTCGAGGTGCGCATCCGCACGCAGGATCTGGCTGCATGGCACGAGACTCAGAGTGGCTGGTGGGTGGAGTCCGGCGTGGTCGAATTCCATGTCGGGGCCTCGAGTCGAGACATCCGGACGAGCGTCGCATTCCACGTGGACGGCGACCATCCTCGGCGGTCGCTGACCCTCGATTCCCGCTTGGTCGATGTGCTGGAGCGGCCGGAGGCCGCGCAGGCGCTGGCGCAGAAGGTGGACTGGCTCACGGGCGGAGCGGCCGGTGAGGCGGTCGGTGTCACGATGGCGACGCTCATGGCATCGCTTCCCGTGCGCCGTCTGGCGGCTTTCACGGGAGGCGCCATCACGTTGAGCGAGATCGCGGAGATCGTGGAGATGGCGAACGCACGCGACACGTGA
- a CDS encoding FAD-dependent oxidoreductase gives MSWVSVFDTDFDTVVFGGGYAGVAAALERRSVGDRVLLVATRGDILWESGQAFAREIGESASLHWQELIEHVARRGGRGEETLDGAIAELVGMRMLQDAGVRQLHFARPVAVSPGHSGIGAVTVAGKFGTRTVRGRGYVDATETGELLRLIDPAVVIPGAARVRATAMLQHPDWPAALEAELSRTAWDGERVVEVETGEAGWRDVLLAEVDRVCRKLGEDARRVCVSHLSGVPLPMYDTPVEASAAAANVAAAVPALAAASGPGARFDLGAAAAGVLVQAPSSPDARGGDIAVIRELSAEVVVAGVGTGGVLAVAAAAEQGATVIGIEALAFPGGVGPAAAIHAYWFGAPGGMQSELDEATHDVMKQHDRGPFRDGPYNPWAKRTAVEATLDREGVRILADAVVFAAERDGDAVVSVLAATADGVVRVHGKVFIDGTGDGDLCALAGAEFEGGRVGDALLHAYSQSGGRLREVGSEARMDVINFDAGYCDPTDPDDLTRARIDGVLLYLVDGAYSNLDRPTYIAPLVGVRQGRRVRTDLWIELDDVVRRRRFPDAIGYTASHIDSHGSDFEFDTDESVFWQQLIRAWGVSVSSELSYRMLLPLGLANVLIASRCLGATQDAGYAVRMQRDIQRIGEVAGRAAALALDCAGDVREIPLEELQRQLEVSGALGRPPRALERGFGVAHDTADAPHERTGFDVGAADAREDGGLLLRRALKSLDEGTPSEAIWWLFRHEEIAREAVLQRLTDPRPMTSWLAAGIGAMWADPAAQPRLLHAIATAEYGFDDLATRVPAGTGKYVPKDPEPLTWHKLTPNWLTAIALLRRCGDAEAISALEQFIEGSERLGLSTATTTLLTIERLFERGVGAAEPQRIAALVDAIEALPLEGVVDYTSRASGYFAEAALRGQTPEDWADFSGLNGVKAQQLRNMYVDMSWQVALVAARVRSLLGQRPDIERYLVDPRGFVRTAFQLIAEGEE, from the coding sequence ATGTCTTGGGTCTCGGTGTTCGACACCGATTTCGATACCGTCGTCTTCGGCGGGGGCTACGCCGGCGTCGCGGCCGCGTTGGAACGGCGCTCAGTCGGCGACCGTGTTCTGCTCGTCGCCACGCGCGGCGACATCCTCTGGGAGTCCGGTCAGGCGTTCGCGCGAGAGATCGGCGAGTCTGCATCGTTGCACTGGCAGGAGCTCATCGAGCATGTCGCTCGCCGCGGTGGACGCGGCGAGGAGACGCTCGATGGCGCGATCGCCGAGCTGGTCGGCATGCGGATGCTGCAGGATGCGGGAGTGCGCCAACTGCATTTCGCGCGCCCGGTGGCGGTGTCGCCCGGGCACAGCGGAATCGGTGCGGTGACCGTTGCGGGCAAGTTCGGCACGCGCACCGTGCGCGGGCGTGGCTATGTCGACGCGACGGAGACAGGTGAGCTGCTGCGACTCATCGACCCGGCCGTCGTGATCCCGGGTGCGGCGCGCGTGCGCGCCACAGCGATGCTGCAGCATCCCGACTGGCCTGCGGCGCTGGAGGCCGAGCTGTCCCGCACCGCCTGGGACGGGGAACGGGTCGTCGAGGTGGAGACGGGCGAAGCGGGATGGCGCGATGTCCTGCTCGCCGAGGTGGATCGCGTCTGCCGAAAGCTGGGCGAGGACGCGCGTCGCGTGTGCGTCAGTCACCTGAGCGGTGTCCCGCTTCCGATGTACGACACCCCCGTCGAAGCTTCGGCTGCGGCCGCCAATGTCGCCGCGGCCGTCCCTGCGCTTGCGGCGGCGTCGGGCCCGGGTGCTCGTTTCGACCTGGGTGCGGCAGCCGCGGGGGTGCTCGTGCAGGCGCCGTCGTCTCCCGATGCGCGCGGAGGCGACATCGCCGTGATCCGGGAGCTCTCCGCCGAGGTGGTGGTCGCCGGCGTCGGCACCGGCGGGGTGCTCGCCGTTGCGGCAGCAGCCGAGCAGGGGGCGACGGTCATCGGCATCGAAGCCCTCGCGTTCCCGGGAGGTGTCGGGCCCGCGGCCGCGATCCACGCCTACTGGTTCGGAGCACCCGGTGGGATGCAGTCTGAGCTCGACGAAGCGACCCACGACGTCATGAAGCAGCATGACCGCGGACCGTTCCGTGACGGCCCCTACAATCCGTGGGCTAAGCGGACCGCGGTCGAGGCGACCCTCGATCGCGAGGGTGTGCGCATCCTCGCGGACGCGGTCGTCTTCGCCGCCGAGCGCGACGGCGATGCTGTCGTGAGCGTGCTTGCCGCGACCGCCGACGGTGTGGTGCGCGTGCACGGGAAGGTCTTCATCGACGGCACCGGCGACGGAGACCTCTGCGCGCTCGCGGGTGCCGAGTTCGAGGGCGGCCGCGTCGGCGATGCACTTCTTCACGCCTACTCGCAGTCGGGCGGTCGCCTGCGAGAGGTGGGCAGCGAAGCTCGCATGGATGTCATCAACTTCGACGCAGGGTACTGCGACCCCACCGACCCCGATGATCTGACCCGCGCCCGCATCGATGGCGTGCTTCTGTACCTCGTGGACGGGGCCTATTCGAACCTGGATCGGCCCACCTATATCGCACCGCTCGTGGGGGTGCGCCAGGGACGCCGCGTCCGCACGGACCTCTGGATCGAGCTCGATGACGTCGTCCGTCGTCGCCGGTTTCCCGATGCGATCGGCTACACCGCGTCGCACATCGATTCGCACGGGAGCGACTTCGAGTTCGACACCGATGAGTCGGTGTTCTGGCAGCAGCTCATTCGTGCGTGGGGGGTGTCGGTGAGCAGCGAGCTGAGCTATCGGATGCTGCTCCCTCTCGGTCTCGCCAACGTTCTGATCGCGTCGCGCTGCCTGGGCGCCACGCAGGACGCGGGCTACGCCGTGCGCATGCAGCGTGACATCCAGCGCATCGGCGAGGTGGCTGGTCGCGCGGCTGCGCTGGCACTCGACTGCGCGGGGGACGTGCGAGAGATTCCGCTCGAGGAGCTGCAGCGGCAGCTCGAGGTATCTGGGGCGCTCGGCCGACCGCCTCGGGCACTCGAACGCGGGTTCGGCGTCGCCCATGACACCGCAGACGCCCCGCACGAGCGCACGGGTTTCGACGTCGGCGCCGCGGACGCCCGGGAGGACGGCGGGCTGCTTCTGCGCCGCGCGCTGAAATCCCTCGACGAGGGGACTCCGAGCGAGGCGATCTGGTGGCTGTTCCGTCACGAGGAGATCGCCCGTGAGGCGGTGCTTCAGCGCCTCACCGACCCGCGACCGATGACGAGCTGGCTCGCGGCGGGCATCGGCGCCATGTGGGCGGACCCCGCGGCTCAGCCTCGCCTGCTGCACGCGATCGCCACGGCGGAGTACGGCTTCGACGACCTGGCCACCCGCGTGCCGGCGGGCACGGGCAAGTACGTGCCCAAGGACCCCGAACCCCTCACCTGGCACAAGCTCACACCCAACTGGCTCACCGCGATCGCTCTGCTGCGTCGGTGCGGCGACGCGGAGGCGATCTCCGCCCTCGAGCAGTTCATCGAAGGGTCCGAGCGCCTCGGACTCAGCACAGCGACCACGACGCTCCTCACGATCGAGCGCCTCTTCGAGAGGGGGGTGGGTGCCGCGGAGCCCCAGCGCATCGCCGCGCTCGTGGACGCGATCGAGGCACTTCCCCTCGAGGGCGTCGTCGACTACACCTCGCGGGCGTCCGGGTATTTCGCGGAGGCGGCGCTGCGCGGCCAGACCCCCGAGGACTGGGCGGACTTCTCAGGTCTGAACGGAGTGAAGGCGCAGCAGCTGCGCAACATGTATGTCGACATGAGCTGGCAGGTCGCACTCGTCGCTGCGCGGGTCCGATCGCTGCTCGGCCAGCGTCCCGACATCGAGCGCTATCTGGTCGACCCGCGCGGTTTCGTGCGCACCGCGTTCCAGCTGATCGCGGAGGGTGAGGAATGA
- a CDS encoding carbohydrate ABC transporter permease: MKPSPAVDTARTVVLIIFAAAVLLPFASVILSALHPAGSAVGGLALPPQLAFENFATAWEKGRFSQLMGSSLLVALCVVPLTIAFSTLAGFALAVLRPRGSRWISVAFILGLTLPTELVVVALYYNLSAMGLVNTHVGVILAEIALFLPFGVYWMQTHFASLPRELVESARIDGARDLIVLLKILLPISGPALTTIAVLFFMWSWNQFLLIIVLIQDPSRRTAPAGLGYFVGEHSTDVPLLAAASILVTIPIVIVYLVFQRSFVSGITQGAIKG, translated from the coding sequence ATGAAGCCGTCACCCGCGGTCGACACCGCACGCACCGTCGTCCTGATCATCTTCGCCGCAGCCGTGCTGCTCCCGTTCGCGAGCGTCATCCTGTCGGCACTGCATCCGGCAGGCAGTGCCGTAGGCGGTCTCGCGCTTCCCCCGCAGCTCGCGTTCGAGAACTTCGCCACAGCGTGGGAGAAGGGCCGATTCTCGCAGCTCATGGGCTCGAGCCTGTTGGTGGCGCTGTGTGTCGTGCCGCTCACGATCGCGTTCTCGACACTCGCCGGATTCGCACTCGCAGTGCTGCGTCCGCGCGGGTCGCGCTGGATCTCGGTGGCGTTCATTCTCGGGCTCACACTGCCCACCGAACTCGTCGTCGTCGCGCTGTACTACAACCTGTCGGCGATGGGCCTCGTCAACACCCACGTCGGTGTGATCCTCGCTGAGATCGCTCTCTTCCTGCCGTTCGGCGTGTACTGGATGCAGACGCATTTCGCGTCACTCCCGCGCGAGCTGGTCGAGTCGGCCCGCATCGATGGTGCACGCGATCTCATCGTGCTCCTCAAGATCCTGCTGCCCATCTCGGGGCCCGCGCTCACCACGATCGCCGTGCTGTTCTTCATGTGGTCGTGGAACCAGTTCCTGCTGATCATCGTGCTCATCCAGGATCCGTCGCGTCGCACCGCCCCCGCGGGTCTCGGCTACTTCGTCGGAGAGCACTCCACCGATGTGCCGCTCCTCGCGGCGGCCAGCATCCTCGTCACCATTCCGATCGTCATCGTCTACCTCGTGTTCCAGCGCAGCTTCGTCTCGGGAATCACGCAGGGCGCGATCAAGGGCTGA